The Porphyrobacter sp. LM 6 sequence GTGATCGCGCGGCTGGTCGATGGCAGCGAGTTCCACGAGTTCAAGGCGCATTACGGCAGCACGCTGGTGTGCGGTTTCGCTCACATCTGGGGGATGCCGGTCGCGATCCTCGCCAATAACGGCGTATTGTTTAGCGAGAGCGCGCAGAAGGGTGCGCATTTCATCGAGCTTGCCTGCCAGCGCCGCATTCCGCTGCTGTTCCTCCAGAATATCAGCGGCTTCATGGTCGGCGGGAAATACGAGGCGGAAGGCATCGCCAAGCATGGGGCGAAGCTCGTCACTGCGGTTGCCACCGCCACCGTGCCCAAGGTCACCGTGGTGATCGGCGGCAGCTTCGGGGCGGGCAACTACGGGATGTGCGGCCGCGCCTACTCGCCCCGCTTCCTGTTCACCTGGCCCAATGCGCGCATCAGCGTGATGGGCGGGGAACAGGCCGCATCCGTGCTCGCCGCCGTCCACCGCGACGCCGACAGCTGGACGCCCGAACAGGCCGAGGCCTTCAAGGCCCCGATCCGCCAGAAATACGAGGACGAGGGCAACCCCTACTACGCCACCGCCCGCCTGTGGGACGACGGGGTGGTCGATCCCGTCCAGACCCGCGATGCGCTGGGGCTGGCTTTCGCCGCATGCCTCGAAGCACCCATCGCCGAGCGCCCGGCGTTCGGCGTGTTCCGGATGTGATCGCGTCTGTCTGAAACCCGCACGCTTTCCCTTGCGTAACTGCCCCGATTGCGGGCAGACACGCAGGCGAGAGAGGGATCACATTGCCGCACGAACATACTCGCAAGCCCACGCTGCTGTCTCGCATCGTGCGCCGGTTCATTCTGTTCATCTACCACCTCAAAGGCTGGAAGATCGATGGCGGGTTGCCCAAGCAGCTCAAGAAATATGTGATCGCCGGCGCACCGCACACCTCGAACTGGGACTTCGTGTTCTTCACCGGCGCGACGCATGAAGAGGGCATCCAGCCCAACTTCATGGGCAAGCACACGCTGTTTCAGGGGATCATGCGGAACTTCATGTTCGACATGGGCGGCATCCCGGTCGATCGGCGAAAAAGCGCCAACGCTACCCAGCAAATCGCCGAGGAATTCGCCCGTCGGGACCATCTGGCGCTTGTGATTGCCGCTGAGGGCACGCGCAAGACCGATGGCAAGTGGAAGTCCGGTTTCTATCACATCGCCCGCGCCGCCAACGTGCCGATCGTTCCGGCCTTTGCCGACAATGCCAATATGGTGCTGAGCTTCGGTCCGCCGATGATCCCGACCGGCAATTACGGCGAGGACCTGCTCAAGATCGCCGAATGGTTCCGCGCGAAGATGCCCGATTACGAACGCTTCAAGGTGCTGGAACAACAGGCACGCGATATCATTGCGGGGAAGAATGATGTTTGAACTGCTCCTCCTCAACGCTGCGATCCTGATCGTGCTGGTGCTGATCCAGTGGGCGATCAGCGTGAAGATCAATGACGTCAGCTTCATCGACGCCTTCTGGGGCGCGGGGATGGGCATCCTTGCCGTGGCGAGCTGGCTGCACGTGGGCGGTGGACCGGGCGATCTGGCGACGCTGATCATGCTGATGACCGCGGCCTGGGGCTTCCGGCTCGGCATCTATCTGTTCCTGCGCTGGCGCAGGGAAGGCGAGGACAAGCGCTACAAGATGATCCTCAAGAAGGACCGCGAGGCCGGGCGTTTCGCGCAGGCTGCGCTGACCCGCGTTTGGCTCATGCAGGCGGTGCTGCTGTTCATGGTTTCGAGCCCCGCGCAGGTCGGCATTCTCGCCAGCGGCACGCCCGCGCCGATCACCCCGCTCGCATGGGCAGGCTTCGGCCTGTGGTGTGTCGGTGTGTTCTTCGAGTGGGTGGGCGACTGGCAGCTTACGCGGTTCAAGGCCGATCCGGCCAACCATGGCAAGGTGCTCGACACTGGCCTGTGGCGTTACAC is a genomic window containing:
- a CDS encoding lysophospholipid acyltransferase family protein, which translates into the protein MPHEHTRKPTLLSRIVRRFILFIYHLKGWKIDGGLPKQLKKYVIAGAPHTSNWDFVFFTGATHEEGIQPNFMGKHTLFQGIMRNFMFDMGGIPVDRRKSANATQQIAEEFARRDHLALVIAAEGTRKTDGKWKSGFYHIARAANVPIVPAFADNANMVLSFGPPMIPTGNYGEDLLKIAEWFRAKMPDYERFKVLEQQARDIIAGKNDV
- a CDS encoding DUF1295 domain-containing protein; this encodes MMFELLLLNAAILIVLVLIQWAISVKINDVSFIDAFWGAGMGILAVASWLHVGGGPGDLATLIMLMTAAWGFRLGIYLFLRWRREGEDKRYKMILKKDREAGRFAQAALTRVWLMQAVLLFMVSSPAQVGILASGTPAPITPLAWAGFGLWCVGVFFEWVGDWQLTRFKADPANHGKVLDTGLWRYTRHPNYFGDFAAWWGIWIACAAAGWGYAAATVIGPLFLSFTLTKWSGVTLLEKGLDKTKGDKYADYKRRTSAFFPMPPRN